One Ilumatobacter fluminis genomic window, ATGATCAAGCGAGCGGGCTCGGCGTCGTTCTGGGCATTCGTCACCGTGTCGTCGATCCTGCTCTTCCCGATCGCCGTCGTCATCTGGGCGACCACGGTTCTGTTCGATCGCCGGCTGGTCCTCCTCCACCGGTTCACGTGTTTCTGGGCGTCGCTCTACACCTGGCTCAACCCGGTGTGGTCCGTCACGGTCGACGGTCGCGACAAGATCCGGCGTGGAACCACCTACGTGATGGTGGCCAACCATCTCTCGCTGCTGGACATCCTCGTGATGTTCCGGCTCTTCCGGCACTTCAAGTGGGTGTCGAAGATCGAGAACTTCAGGGTGCCCTTCATCGGCTGGAACATGCGGCTCAACCGCTACATCCCGCTGCGGCGCGGTGACCGCGAGAGCGTGATCGAGATGATGGCAGCGTGCGAGCGGACCCTCGGCGAGGGCAGCTCGATCATGATGTTCCCGGAGGGTACCCGCTCGTCGACGGGCGAACTGCGGCCGTTCAAGCCGGGCGCGTTCGAACTCGCCCTGGCGACGCAGACCCCCATCCTGCCGATCGTCATCACCGGGACGTCCGAGGCACTCCCGAAGCGAGGATTCGTGCTCCAGGGACGACACCCGATCCGCATCCGCGTGCTCGACCCGATCCCGTACGAGGAGTTCGCCCACCTGTCGATCGATGCGCTGACCGAACACGTGCGGTCGCTCATCGCCGCAGAACTCGGCGATCCCGGCGACGAGCCTCGGAGCTGAAGGTCAGAGCACCGGGCGGCGATCGATCTCGGCCCGGTGCAGCACCCGATCGCGGGCGGCGTCGGCGTCGGCGAGATCGATGAACGGAACACGGAACGAGCCACCGGCGGTCGAGATGTGCAGTGTGGCGAGCCCACGCCGCCGTTCGAAGAAGCTCTGTCGAACCGTGACGACCTGCGCCTTGCGCAGCGGGAGCTCGCCCGTGTGGCGCCAGACCAGCCCGTACGACTCGCCCACGCCGTCGGCATGGAGCCCCCACCGTCGCCGTCGCCAGCGGCGGTCCTCCACCACGGCGTTGATCGGGACCAGCGCGAACACGGCGAGCGACCACCAGCCGATCACGAACCAGAGCAGCGCCGCGGCGACGAGGGCGACGACGGCGGTGGCGCGGGCGGCGACGAACACGGACCACCGGGAGAT contains:
- a CDS encoding lysophospholipid acyltransferase family protein, with the translated sequence MIKRAGSASFWAFVTVSSILLFPIAVVIWATTVLFDRRLVLLHRFTCFWASLYTWLNPVWSVTVDGRDKIRRGTTYVMVANHLSLLDILVMFRLFRHFKWVSKIENFRVPFIGWNMRLNRYIPLRRGDRESVIEMMAACERTLGEGSSIMMFPEGTRSSTGELRPFKPGAFELALATQTPILPIVITGTSEALPKRGFVLQGRHPIRIRVLDPIPYEEFAHLSIDALTEHVRSLIAAELGDPGDEPRS